DNA from Bacteroides zoogleoformans:
TCGTCCTTCACGTTCCGGTTGTTGAAGTCAAATTCCAATTCGTAGGAATTTTTGAAATTGTCCTCCACCACCACGATGAAGTTGTGCGCCTCGTCGCCCTCAGCCGTATAGTACAGCCGGAACTTCTCGTTTTCGAGCAGGTAGCGGTCATTGGGCAGAAAAGTAATGCCGCCCGCCATTTTCAGCGTGCCTTCCCCTTCGAACTGGAAATACCGGATGGTGTAGAGCGTGTTGGCGTAATCGCCCGTCCTTTTCAGTTCACAGCGGATTTCCACCGTCTGCCCCTTTGTGACCTTGTTCGGTACGGGCATCGTTTCCACCGTGAACGGATAGGATTGCTGGATGTCCATGTCATCGTCACACGATGCGAGCGTGAGCGACACGGCGGCGAACAGGCAGAGTGCCAACGCCTTGAAGATGGATATTCTCTTGTTCTTGTTGTTCAGTATGTTCATTGTCCTTTGATTTTTAAGTTATTGTTCATTTCTTTTTTGCTGTCAGTTGCAGATACTCGTTCAAGTCCTTGCAACCGTCATAGAGTGCGGAACAGTTACAGACACGTCCGCCGTAGTGTCCTTTGAGGGCTTCCAGCGTCCTCCGCCCGGCTTCGTCACGGTCGAGGAAGCAGTCGATGCGCCCGTACC
Protein-coding regions in this window:
- a CDS encoding DUF3872 domain-containing protein; this encodes MNILNNKNKRISIFKALALCLFAAVSLTLASCDDDMDIQQSYPFTVETMPVPNKVTKGQTVEIRCELKRTGDYANTLYTIRYFQFEGEGTLKMAGGITFLPNDRYLLENEKFRLYYTAEGDEAHNFIVVVEDNFKNSYELEFDFNNRNVKDDIQTVIPIGNYKPLPR